In Cupriavidus basilensis, the following proteins share a genomic window:
- a CDS encoding Crp/Fnr family transcriptional regulator yields the protein MRLATRGQQEPALDPLRALRGGSWFGALPAAMQDTLLRDAATRRLAAGQMLFTRGNAFDGIYGVTAGTVQVDTHSESGKAALIGLLGPGSWFGEICLFDGLARTHDAHATSAATVLHLQRDKLYAMLSAHPEWWREFGKLLAAKTREAFHYVEEAQLLPPLARTGRRLVAIAQAYGDLPGLERRSVHIPQEQLGQMLGLSRQTVNQALRELEARGLLRLHYADIELIDLPALLALS from the coding sequence ATGCGCCTGGCAACCCGTGGCCAGCAGGAGCCGGCCCTGGATCCGCTGCGCGCCTTGCGCGGCGGGAGCTGGTTTGGCGCCTTGCCGGCGGCCATGCAAGACACCCTGCTGCGGGACGCGGCCACGCGCAGGCTGGCGGCCGGCCAGATGCTGTTTACCCGCGGCAACGCCTTTGACGGCATCTACGGCGTGACTGCCGGCACGGTGCAGGTCGACACCCACAGCGAGTCCGGCAAGGCCGCCTTGATCGGCCTGCTGGGGCCGGGCAGCTGGTTTGGCGAGATCTGCCTGTTCGACGGGCTGGCGCGCACGCACGACGCCCATGCCACCAGCGCGGCCACCGTGCTGCACCTGCAGCGCGACAAGCTCTACGCGATGCTGTCGGCGCATCCCGAATGGTGGCGCGAGTTCGGCAAGCTGCTCGCCGCCAAGACGCGCGAGGCCTTTCATTATGTGGAAGAGGCGCAGTTGCTGCCGCCGCTGGCGCGCACCGGCCGCCGGCTGGTGGCCATTGCCCAGGCCTACGGCGACCTGCCCGGGCTGGAGCGCCGCTCCGTGCATATCCCGCAGGAACAACTCGGGCAGATGCTGGGGCTGTCGCGCCAGACGGTCAACCAGGCCCTGCGCGAGCTCGAAGCGCGCGGGCTGTTGCGGCTGCACTATGCCGACATCGAGTTGATCGACCTGCCGGCCTTGCTGGCGCTGAGCTGA
- a CDS encoding DUF962 domain-containing protein, which yields MKTLIDHLANYAAYHRDARNVFSHFIGIPMIVLAVTTLLGRPAMPLDAGPAYLTPAMVVYGLSCLFYLRLSAGFGLAMTVILAGFVYAGGAIAALSTGAWLAWGIGLFVAGWLIQFVGHYYEGRKPAFVDDLAGLLVGPLFLVAEVAFAMGLARDTREAVSAHAH from the coding sequence GTGAAGACACTGATCGACCACCTGGCTAACTACGCAGCCTATCACCGCGACGCGCGCAATGTGTTCAGCCATTTCATCGGCATTCCCATGATCGTGCTGGCCGTGACCACACTGCTGGGCCGCCCGGCCATGCCGCTTGATGCCGGTCCGGCGTACCTGACGCCGGCAATGGTCGTTTATGGTCTGTCCTGCCTGTTCTACCTGCGCTTGTCGGCGGGGTTCGGGCTGGCGATGACGGTGATCCTGGCTGGCTTTGTCTACGCCGGCGGCGCCATCGCTGCGCTGTCCACCGGCGCATGGCTGGCTTGGGGTATCGGCCTGTTCGTGGCGGGCTGGCTTATCCAGTTTGTCGGGCACTATTACGAAGGCCGCAAGCCTGCGTTTGTGGATGACCTGGCCGGGCTTCTGGTCGGGCCGCTCTTCCTGGTAGCCGAAGTGGCCTTCGCAATGGGCCTGGCGCGGGACACCCGCGAGGCTGTCAGCGCCCACGCGCATTGA
- a CDS encoding LysR substrate-binding domain-containing protein has protein sequence MRKGIPSLTALQMFEAAARLGSFTRAADELAVTESAVCRQIAGLEARLGVPLFHRIRKRIVLTPAGGTYAEEVRERLDQIEQVTLDVMAQRPRGRAIELAIGPTFASQWLIPRLPLLARALPDLTLHLSARTEAFELSDTAFDAAIYYGEGLWPGTQGERILQEGPSVPVCSPALLGRRKRLDLDQLLELPLLHLNTRLRAWGDWLAAAGAALPPQALRGPRYDLYTMLAQAAAAGIGVALIPRILITEELAQGRLVVPLATLPAQIDNRKAYYFVHRRGLPADDKVLQLRDWLLEHGAEHRA, from the coding sequence ATGCGCAAGGGCATACCCAGCCTCACGGCACTCCAGATGTTCGAGGCCGCGGCGCGCCTGGGCAGCTTTACCCGCGCCGCCGACGAGCTGGCGGTGACGGAGAGCGCGGTTTGCAGGCAGATCGCAGGGCTGGAAGCCCGGCTTGGCGTGCCGCTGTTCCACCGCATCCGCAAGCGCATCGTGCTGACGCCGGCTGGCGGGACCTATGCCGAAGAAGTGCGCGAGCGGCTCGACCAGATCGAGCAGGTGACGCTGGATGTGATGGCCCAGCGCCCGCGCGGGCGCGCCATCGAGTTGGCCATCGGCCCCACCTTTGCCAGCCAGTGGCTGATCCCGCGCCTGCCGCTGCTGGCGCGCGCCCTGCCCGATCTCACGCTGCATCTCTCGGCGCGCACCGAGGCATTCGAGCTCAGTGATACCGCGTTCGACGCGGCCATCTACTACGGCGAAGGGCTGTGGCCGGGCACGCAGGGCGAGCGCATCCTGCAGGAAGGCCCGTCGGTGCCGGTGTGCAGCCCCGCACTGCTGGGGCGCCGCAAGCGCCTGGACCTGGATCAGTTGCTGGAATTGCCGCTGCTGCACCTGAACACCCGCTTGCGCGCCTGGGGCGACTGGCTCGCCGCCGCGGGCGCGGCACTGCCGCCGCAGGCCTTGCGCGGCCCGCGCTATGACCTCTACACCATGCTGGCGCAGGCGGCCGCCGCCGGCATCGGCGTGGCGCTGATTCCACGCATTCTGATCACCGAGGAACTGGCGCAGGGGCGGCTGGTGGTGCCGCTAGCCACGCTGCCGGCGCAGATCGACAATCGCAAGGCCTATTACTTCGTCCACCGGCGCGGCCTGCCTGCCGACGACAAGGTCTTGCAACTGCGCGACTGGCTGCTGGAACACGGCGCGGAACACCGCGCCTAG
- a CDS encoding DUF1338 domain-containing protein translates to MTKPNLQRLLETVCGETQAAELLQLMNVSPQLLSSASEQASRAEVAQALNMVLFAGILERVPTGMAYTRDVIQAGGQVVFDHGALRTVKWDCGSLPSGEIAFTRILGPLGYRLNGTYPLERIGMTGRSYTHADLPDDIAQYFLSELHPERFSAGFQSAVSRVVSKSVDPLGDEAVAQLALLERDASLPMADAARLVPQLAACFARQHAEPALADYELLLKESAEMAWISTEGNAFNHATDRVADVRAVADAQRSLGRPIKDSVEVSRSGRVLQTAFKADPVERGFVGADGVVVKRSVPGSFYEFITRDFVPATQAAGGTLDLSFDAGNAQGIFKMTAAC, encoded by the coding sequence ATGACGAAGCCGAATCTGCAACGCCTCCTCGAGACCGTTTGTGGCGAAACCCAGGCAGCCGAGTTGCTGCAATTGATGAATGTTTCCCCGCAACTGCTGTCTTCTGCCAGTGAACAGGCCAGCCGTGCCGAAGTGGCTCAGGCGCTCAATATGGTGCTGTTCGCCGGCATTCTCGAGCGCGTGCCGACCGGCATGGCCTATACCCGCGACGTGATCCAGGCGGGCGGGCAAGTGGTGTTCGACCACGGCGCGCTGCGCACGGTGAAGTGGGATTGCGGCAGCCTGCCCTCGGGCGAGATCGCCTTCACGCGCATCCTGGGCCCGCTGGGCTACCGCCTCAACGGCACCTATCCGCTCGAGCGCATTGGCATGACCGGCCGCTCCTACACGCATGCCGACCTGCCTGACGACATCGCCCAGTACTTCCTGAGCGAGTTGCATCCCGAGCGTTTCAGTGCCGGCTTCCAGTCTGCCGTGTCGCGCGTGGTGTCGAAGTCCGTCGATCCGCTCGGCGACGAAGCCGTCGCGCAACTGGCCCTGCTGGAGCGCGATGCGAGCCTGCCGATGGCCGATGCGGCGCGCCTGGTGCCACAACTGGCAGCCTGCTTTGCCCGCCAACATGCCGAGCCGGCCCTGGCCGACTATGAATTGCTGCTGAAGGAATCGGCCGAGATGGCCTGGATTTCCACCGAGGGCAATGCCTTCAACCACGCCACCGACCGCGTGGCGGATGTGCGTGCCGTGGCGGACGCGCAGCGCAGCCTGGGCCGCCCGATCAAGGATTCGGTGGAAGTGTCGCGCTCCGGGCGGGTCCTGCAGACGGCATTCAAGGCGGATCCGGTGGAGCGCGGGTTTGTCGGCGCCGACGGCGTGGTGGTCAAGCGCAGCGTGCCGGGCTCGTTCTACGAGTTCATCACGCGCGATTTCGTGCCCGCGACGCAGGCCGCTGGCGGCACGCTGGATCTGTCGTTCGATGCCGGCAATGCGCAAGGCATCTTCAAGATGACGGCGGCCTGCTAA
- a CDS encoding ATP-binding protein: MDGNGHFAGDRQDLIEILGNLLDNACQWARSRVRVKLAERGGMLEVTVEDDGPGMQAEARELATARFGRLDESAAGSGLGLAIVSEMAALYEGGLELGNSELGGLLARLRLPAGQP, translated from the coding sequence GTGGATGGCAACGGGCACTTCGCCGGCGACCGCCAGGACCTGATCGAGATCCTCGGCAACCTGCTCGACAACGCCTGCCAATGGGCGCGCTCGCGCGTTCGCGTCAAGCTCGCGGAGCGCGGCGGCATGCTTGAGGTCACGGTCGAAGACGACGGGCCGGGCATGCAGGCCGAGGCCCGCGAGCTGGCCACGGCACGCTTCGGGCGGCTCGATGAGTCCGCTGCCGGCAGCGGACTGGGCCTGGCCATCGTCAGCGAGATGGCGGCCCTTTATGAGGGTGGGCTGGAGCTAGGCAACAGCGAACTGGGTGGATTGCTGGCTCGCCTGCGCCTGCCGGCTGGCCAGCCGTAA